The Aestuariibaculum lutulentum genome segment GTATCTCGTGGCTATAAAGAAGATGGCTATTTCGCAGAATCTGTAGTAAACTTTTTAGCATTCTTAGGATGGAATCCGGGTACAGAGCAGGAAATTTTCAGCCTTGAAGAATTAACCGAAGCTTTCGACTTGGCAAGAGTAAATAAAGCCGGGGCACGTTTCGACCCAGATAAAATTAAATGGTTTAACCACCATTATATGCAAGAGCAACATAATGATGAGTTAGCTGAAGCTTTTAAAGTACAGCGTACAGAATTAGCCGATATGGATGTGAACTACATTTCCATGGTTATTGGCTTAGTTAAAGAACGTGCGACGTTTGTAAGCGACTTTTGGGACTTAAGTCACTATTTCTTTACTGCACCAACCGAATATGATGAAAAAGCTTCTAAAAAGGCTTTTAAGGATAGTACAAAAGACATTTTAACACAAGTAATATCAATTATTGAAACTAACGAAGATTTTACAGCAGAAACGCTTCAAAACGAAATTAAAGGTTGGATTACTTCTAACGAGATTGGTTTTGGTCAAGTGATGATGCCTTTACGTTTAGCCTTAGTTGGTGCTTTACAAGGTCCTGATGTTTTCGATATTATTTACATGATTGGAAAAGCAGAAACCATCAAACGTATTCAAAACGTTATAGCAACATTATAGTAACAAATGTTCTTAAAAATAAAAAAGCCATCCTCATTTGAAGATGGCTTTTTCATTTGTATATCTAAGCCTTTAAAAAGACACGTTCAGTCCTAAAACCAACATGGTTTGATTTCCTTTAAATGTTGACTTTCCTCCGGTTGTATCTAAATCTTTTGAATTTAATCTTTTTAAAATATTCGTAGCTCCATAAATATACTGCGCACGCAATTTAACATACTTGTACCCGGCGGTTATTCCTGCAACACCATTGAGATTGAAATTTGAAATACTACCTATTTCAGAAGCTTGTATATTGTTATAATTGTTAATGTAATAACTTTCATATGCCTTATCCTTCATTTCCAAATCACTATTATATTGAAACATAGGCCCTAAATCAATAGTTACATCTGGAGTTCCTAATTTTATATGACCTAACAAAGCAATTTGAGCAGCAAACATTTTATAATCTACAAACGCATCCTCAGGTGTTCCCTGAAGTTCACGTGCAGAAATACCCAATTTACTTTCTGAAAGTTGCATACCAAAACTAACATTGTACCAACGGTGTGGAATATCGACGGTTGCCCACATACCTCCTAATCCCCCCCATTCTTTGCTGGTGGCAAAATTGTCGGTAGCAATGTCGAGCTGGGTCATTCCTCCAAAAATGGAAAACCCGTTTGTAATGCGATAATTTCGATGCTGAGAAAAACTTGTTGTAACAAAACATAGTACAAATGCTACTAATAGTAAAGATTGTTTAAAATTCATTGGTTAGTGGTTTGTAACCAAATATAACACATAATTTTAGTATCTTAATTTATTCTAACTCATTAAATAATACATTATGTTATTCTCAATACCTGTTTTTCTATTCTTAGGACTTGTTATCCTATTTTTTTCGTTCTTTACAGTTAAACAACAAACAGCTGCTATTATAGAGCGTTTTGGTAAATTTCAAAGTATTCGTCATTCCGGGTTACAATTGAAGATTCCATTAATCGATACGGTTTCAGGACGCTTAAGTTTAAAAATTCAACAGCTGGATGTTTTGGTAGAAACTAAAACCTTAGACGACGTATTTGTTCGTTTAAAAATATCTGTACAATACAAAGTCATAAAGGATAAAGTTTACGATGCGTTCTATAAGCTCGATTATCCGCACGACCAAATAACCAGTTATGTTTTTGACGTGGTTCGTGCCGAAGTTCCTAAAATGAAACTGGATGATGTATTCGTAAAAAAAGATGACATCGCCTTGGCTGTAAAAGCTGAATTAAACGATGCCATGCTTGATTACGGTTTTGATATTATTAAAACCTTGGTTACCGATATCGATCCGGATCCACAAGTTAAAGCAGCTATGAACCGTATTAATGCTGCAGAACGTGAAAAAACAGCTGCTCAATATGAAGGTGATGCACAACGTATTTTAATTGTTGAAAAAGCAAAAGCAGAAGCTGAAAGTAAGCGTTTACAAGGACAAGGTATTGCCGATCAGCGTCGTGAAATTGCACGTGGTTTAGAAGAATCGGTTGATGTTTTAAACCGAGTAGGCATCAATAGCCAGGAAGCTTCAGCTTTAATTGTAGTAACACAACATTACGATACCTTACAAGCCATAGGAGGTGAAACCAATAGCAACTTAATTCTGCTACCAAATTCACCACAAGCAGGTAGCAATATGCTTAATGATATGGTGGCAAGCTTTACGGCAAGCAATCAAATTGGTGAAGCTATGAAAGAAAACAAGAAGAAAAATTCATAATACAACAAGAGTATCTAAAACAAAAAAGCATTTCAAAATTTGAAATGCTTTTTTTATCCTAATTAACTAAAAAATTATGATGCTGTAATGCTCTCTATTCATTAACAGCAATCACACTAACCTCCTGAGTTTTTCCTGGCTTATAATTTTTATAAGCAGGCCCAGTTAAATTTGCTTTCTTATTTTCGAATACAACTTGGGTATAAGTTGCTTCTTCTGTATTTTTTCCTGGTTTATAATTTTTATAAGCCGGACCGGTTAAATTCGCCTTGTTGTCTGAAGTATAAACCTGTTTCACTTCTGTTTTGTTCTTACCGTGCTTATAATTTTTATATGCTGGTCCTTTTAAATCACTTCTATCTTGTGAAAATGCAGAAAAAGTAACAAATACAAATGCAAGTATGAAATATAGATTCTTCATGATATATAAATTTAAATGTTCTCTGCAAAGTTACAGGCAAACATCATGTATTACAGATATGAGAAATCACGTAATTTATATCCGTATAAATACGGATATGGAAGACTCTATATTAAATTTAACTGGGTCGCTTTTTTTATTAATTCGGCAGTATTTTTTACCTCTAGTTTCTTTAAAACATTGGCGCGATGCGTTTCTATGGTTCTGCTGCTTACAAAGAGTTGGGCTGCTATTTCTTTAGTGGTAAGACCTTCAGCTATAAGTCCTAAAACTTCCTTTTCTTTTTTAGAAAGCAGATTTTCACTCACATTCTGAACAGACATGAAATTGATCATCTTTTCTGTAATACTCGGACTAAAATATTTGTTTCCCTGATTTACAATACGAATGACTTTAATCAATTCTTCCTGATCTGTATTCTTTAATAAATAGCCATAAGCACCACTCTTAGCACATTTAGCAATATAATTACCATCGTTGTGCATTGAGATGATTACAGGCTTTATTTTAGTGTTTAAACTCTTCATTTTTTTCAATACCTGAAAACCATCCATATTAGGCATGGTAATATCTAAAAGTACAATATCAATATCATCATACTCCTCAATAGTTTTCATAAACTCCTTACCATCAGCCACACTTTTTACAACGGTAACATCGTCGTATTTTTTTAATAACTCTGTTAAACCATTTCTGAATAATTCGTGGTCGTCTGCTATAATAAGTCTAATATTATTCATTGTTTATAGGTAATTCTATTTCAAAAGTTGTTCTACCTTCTTTGGAATTAATATCAATATCGCCTTGACAAATTTCTACCCGCTCCTTAATATTAATAATTCCAGAACCCAATTTAACCGTATTTAAATCGAAACCTTTTCCATTATCAAAATAAAAAAAGGAAATAAAATTTTCGAATTCAGATAAAGTTAATCGAATTTGTGATGCATTGGCATGCTTCAATGTGTTATTAATAAGTTCCTGTCCGATTCTAAAAAGATTGATAGCCTGATTTTTTGTGATTTTACTATTTTCAGAATTGGTTAAATCTTCAAATTCAATATCGATATCTGAGGACTGTTTTATACTTTCAACAAAATTAGATAAAGCCGCTCCTACTCCAAAATCGTCAATAGTAGAAGGCATTAAATCATTAGACATGGAGCGAATTTCAGAAATTGTGGCATCTAAAAGCTGCTTCATTTCTGTTCGTTTCTTTCTACTTTCAATACGATTTTCTATATAAAATTTTAACGAGGTTAACAAAGGGCCAATACCATCGTGAAGCTCGCGAGATAAACGTTGTCTTTCGTTTTCCAAGCCATCAACGAGCAAACGTTTTGTATTCATTCTGTTTCTATTTTCATTGTTACGAAACTCAATAAGTTTATCACGCATTTTCAACAAACTTTTCCCTAACAAATCGTTATTACCTTTAGGTACATACTCTGTATTCAAATTTAATTCACCCATTTCATTCGAGAATTTAACGGCACCTTGCAAGGACTTTTTAAGGTTATCCAAGGCTTCGAACATCTCATTAATTTCGGTTGAATTTTTACGGAATGTACTGGTTTGATTATAATCACCAGAAGCCATAATTTTAAGACTCTTCTGCATATTTATAATTGGCCTTGTAATAATTTTAGTCAGAAACAATGATAATACAACAGCGATAAGCATAGTTATTAAAATTAACTCAAAGAGCCTAACCTTTAATTTTATTAATGGTGCATTAACCTCACTTGTGTCGATTTCCGAAAGAATAGCTAAATGAAGATTTGAAATTTTAATCGCACTAAAAAGGCTGTACACATCAACGTCACGATAATCTTTTATAACAGCTCTGCCTTCATTTCCTGCAAAAGCACTTATAACACCATTGGTTTCGACTTTAATTTTAGACGGTAACGAATCGGGATAAAAACGTGATGGCGAACGCATCTTTAAATCTTCTCCTACCAGATAAGATTCACCCGTATTTCCCATACCGGTACGCTCTAAAAGAATAGATTTTATTTTATTGTAATCAACAACTTTAAAAACCATCCTTCCTCCTTTATTCAAAATTAAGCCAATGGCCGTTTTTCCAGTTTTACTATATCCTGTTAAATCGTAAATACCAGATTTAAATTGTCTGTTTTTTGGAAGAATAACATCAGAAGTATCGACTGAAACAAGGCTGTCATTATTTGCAAACTCAGTATTAAATTCAAGCCATTCGTCGTCTATTAATTTTTCAATCTGTACCTTTTTCAAGGTTTTTATAGAATTTAACTGAAGTAATATTCTATCGTCTAAAACTTTTGAAAACT includes the following:
- a CDS encoding SPFH domain-containing protein — encoded protein: MLFSIPVFLFLGLVILFFSFFTVKQQTAAIIERFGKFQSIRHSGLQLKIPLIDTVSGRLSLKIQQLDVLVETKTLDDVFVRLKISVQYKVIKDKVYDAFYKLDYPHDQITSYVFDVVRAEVPKMKLDDVFVKKDDIALAVKAELNDAMLDYGFDIIKTLVTDIDPDPQVKAAMNRINAAEREKTAAQYEGDAQRILIVEKAKAEAESKRLQGQGIADQRREIARGLEESVDVLNRVGINSQEASALIVVTQHYDTLQAIGGETNSNLILLPNSPQAGSNMLNDMVASFTASNQIGEAMKENKKKNS
- a CDS encoding response regulator, translated to MNNIRLIIADDHELFRNGLTELLKKYDDVTVVKSVADGKEFMKTIEEYDDIDIVLLDITMPNMDGFQVLKKMKSLNTKIKPVIISMHNDGNYIAKCAKSGAYGYLLKNTDQEELIKVIRIVNQGNKYFSPSITEKMINFMSVQNVSENLLSKKEKEVLGLIAEGLTTKEIAAQLFVSSRTIETHRANVLKKLEVKNTAELIKKATQLNLI
- a CDS encoding sensor histidine kinase, translated to MSIRTLILVIMNSLIFLVVLVLSVTFYYQFSKVLDDRILLQLNSIKTLKKVQIEKLIDDEWLEFNTEFANNDSLVSVDTSDVILPKNRQFKSGIYDLTGYSKTGKTAIGLILNKGGRMVFKVVDYNKIKSILLERTGMGNTGESYLVGEDLKMRSPSRFYPDSLPSKIKVETNGVISAFAGNEGRAVIKDYRDVDVYSLFSAIKISNLHLAILSEIDTSEVNAPLIKLKVRLFELILITMLIAVVLSLFLTKIITRPIINMQKSLKIMASGDYNQTSTFRKNSTEINEMFEALDNLKKSLQGAVKFSNEMGELNLNTEYVPKGNNDLLGKSLLKMRDKLIEFRNNENRNRMNTKRLLVDGLENERQRLSRELHDGIGPLLTSLKFYIENRIESRKKRTEMKQLLDATISEIRSMSNDLMPSTIDDFGVGAALSNFVESIKQSSDIDIEFEDLTNSENSKITKNQAINLFRIGQELINNTLKHANASQIRLTLSEFENFISFFYFDNGKGFDLNTVKLGSGIINIKERVEICQGDIDINSKEGRTTFEIELPINNE